A DNA window from Hordeum vulgare subsp. vulgare chromosome 1H, MorexV3_pseudomolecules_assembly, whole genome shotgun sequence contains the following coding sequences:
- the LOC123422116 gene encoding uncharacterized protein LOC123422116, whose translation MTRWDEILTLPVQNPTILEFSAADITWSMVEGWKDSMDRLALIPFSRVGDFVRGESNSKECPTRFHVEARRRRSPTMTCKPKVDGILEYILYWCSFGPDDYRMGGAVRPSRSSYGKRKTPAGRPNTKRGCVCHFIVKRLIAEPSLALVIYNHNKHIDKKGTPCHGPMDKMAVGTKAMFAPYISDELLLEVMSLLYVGIPVETIMQRHTEMVEKQGGPSNRDDLLTHRYVRRLERKMRRSVYELDDDDAVSMNRWVENNQDCVFLFEDFSDNDTFVLGIQTDWQLQQMIQYGNRSLLASDSKFGTNKLKYPVHSILVFDQQKNAIPVAWIISPNFTHGEIHRWMGALYDRVRTKDPTWQLGGFIIDDPLTDVRTIREVFLCPVLISLWRVRHAWHKKLMNKCSDFERRSVMSKRLGEAISSICRGNGDIELFQAFLEDFIDCSGFVDYFKALWFPRLGAWTSVLKTNPLATAEVASAIERYHHLLKLRLLNEADESIYQRADWLVHKLGTKVHSYYWLDEFSGKDSFSRYWKSEWKTGPNPWQQGLQIPDSDIVIEGNCARVVCQKHKEKSHAVLNPGSELALCDCSWSRKGNLCKHAMKSAKVCRDRGLAPPSLALLRYYQALANVVHCPPSDSVICDHAIAVAVSTRTQLDALLAAPNGSSPDTLLLKGPQSTSDTEPRDPGVPEANIENGSEVPADEDSPACKKRKSRGASDEDETATATQVMQVSEAESSQATSFRELDRCQDSPARHKRACRETSDDDVETLVMEISDDEEETAAAQTTQPSESENSQATCVQELDGAQDSPARQERGGR comes from the exons ATGACTAGGTGGGATGAAATCCTGACCCTGCCAGTACAGAACCCAACCATATTAGAGTTCTCGGCAGCAGATATCACCTGGTCCATGGTGGAGGGCTGGAAGGACTCAATGGACAGGCTCGCACTCATTCCGTTCTCTAGGGTGGGTGATTTTGTCAGAGGAGAATCAAACAGCAAAGAATGCCCGACAAGATTCCACGTCGAGGCACGGAGAAGGCGTTCTCCAACCATGACCTGCAAACCAAAAGTCGACGGGATACTTGAGTATATTCT GTATTGGTGCTCTTTTGGTCCAGATGATTATAGAATGGGTGGTGCTGTCCGGCCTAGCAGATCCTCTTACGGAAAGAGGAAAACACCCGCTGGTCGCCCTAATACAAAGAGGGGGTGTGTTTGCCATTTTATTGTGAAGCGTTTGATTGCTGAACCATCATTGGCTCTTGTGATATATAACCACAACAAGCATATAGATAAGAAAGGCACACCATGTCATGGTCCCATGGACAAGATGGCTGTAGGGACGAAAGCAATGTTTGCACCTTACATATCGGATGAATTACTTCTTGAGGTTATGTCTTTACTCTATGTTGGTATTCCTGTCGAGACCATAATGCAGAGGCATACTGAAATGGTTGAAAAGCAAGGAGGACCATCAAATCGTGATGATCTTCTTACTCACAGATATGTTAGGAGGCTGGAAAGAAAAATGCGGCGTTCTGTTTACGaacttgatgatgacgatgctgTTAGTATGAACAGATGGGTTGAAAATAACCAGGACTGTGTATTTTTATTTGAAGATTTTTCCGATAATGATACCTTTGTCCTGGGCATTCAGACAGATTGGCAGCTACAGCAGATGATTCAGTATGGCAACCGCAGTTTACTGGCTTCCGATTCAAAGTTTGGAACAAACAAGTTAAAG TATCCTGTACATAGCATCCTTGTTTTCGACCAGCAGAAAAATGCAATTCCTGTTGCTTGGATCATATCTCCCAATTTTACACATGGTGAAATACATAGATGGATGGGTGCTCTATATGATCGAGTTCGTACAAAAGACCCGACATGGCAGTTGGGCGGCTTCATTATTGATGATCCCTTGACTGATGTGCGCACTATAAG GGAAGTGTTTCTGTGCCCGGTGTTGATTTCCTTATGGCGTGTCCGTCACGCTTGGCATAAAAAATTGATGAACAAGTGTTCAGATTTTGAGAGGCGTTCAGTGATGTCTAAACGACTTGGGGAGGCAATATCCAGCATCTGCAGAGGAAACGGTGATATAGAATTATTTCAGGCCTTCCTGGAAGATTTTATTGATTGCTCTGGCTTTGTAGACTACTTCAAAGCTCTATGGTTTCCAAGACTTG ggGCATGGACAAGCGTCTTGAAGACCAACCCGTTGGCTACTGCTGAGGTAGCTTCAGCAATTGAGAGGTACCACCACCTGCTAAAACTTCGGCTGTTGAATGAGGCAGATGAAAGCATCTACCAGCGTGCAGACTGGTtggttcacaagttgggtacaaaggTTCACTCTTACTATTGGTTGGATGAATTTTCTGGGAAGGACAGTTTCTCTCGCTACTGGAAGAGTGAGTGGAAAACCGGCCCAAACCCATGGCAGCAGGGATTGCAAATTCCAGATTCTGATATTGTAATTGAAGGCAATTGTGCTAGAGTGGTCTGCCAGAAACACAAGGAGAAGTCCCATGCCGTTCTGAACCCAGGCTCTGAGCTTGCATTGTGTGACTGTAGCTGGTcaaggaagggaaacctttgcaaGCATGCAATGAAGTCGGCTAAGGTTTGCCGTGACAGGGGATTGGCACCGCCATCTTTGGCGCTACTCCGCTATTACCAGGCACTGGCAAATGTTGTTCATTGCCCACCCAGTGACTCTGTGATATGCGACCATGCAATCGCGGTGGCAGTTTCTACGAGAACACAGTTAGATGCGTTGCTTGCCGCCCCCAATGGCAGTTCTCCAGATACCTTACTTCTGAAGGGTCCCCAATCAACCAGTGACACCGAACCCAGAGACCCTGGTGTCCCGGAAGCCAACATTGAAAATGGCAGTGAAGTTCCTGCTGATGAGGACAGCCCTGCCTGCAAGAAACGGAAGTCTAGAGGAGCATCTGATGAAGACGAGACCGCTACAGCAACGCAAGTCATGCAGGTTTCTGAAGCTGAGAGCAGCCAAGCAACTTCATTTCGGGAACTTGATCGCTGTCAGGACAGCCCTGCTCGCCACAAAAGAGCGTGCAGAGAAACTTCTGACGATGATGTAGAAACTCTAGTGATGGAAATTTCTGATGACGAGGAAGAAACTGCAGCGGCGCAAACCACGCAACCTTCTGAAAGTGAGAACAGTCAAGCGACTTGTGTGCAGGAACTTGATGGTGCTCAGGATAGTCCTGCTCGCCAGGAAAGAGGGGGCAGATAA
- the LOC123421968 gene encoding translation initiation factor IF-2-like codes for MTPPFRPSPSSTAPAPRGCGGERCASGREAWPLHHVRHNDVFCRLCSSCVLLYHPASFCSACLLLLRPTDADADAAPQDPLFDPALAPPGPTAECSSCGLFVAHVACVPDPVSFVCPPCAAEAEGRPFSYAPAARRAMDELAARILLVAARLAHDSIGRAAAAARVDAERCVQEAAVARKRSREMLDAAFRALEEEARAAKNRDEEAAREAKNKKDKAAAAAAQPPRKKTPKSSEANRDRDKMLKFNAMQQPALAFAAAAAAAASSMPLSTPLPTPPPKEDKKPAIKQEGQGSTDTVADDDEKPLFGTLQS; via the exons ATGACGCCGCCCTTCCGGCCGTCCCCGTCCTCCACCGCCCCCGCCCCGCGCGGCTGCGGCGGCGAGCGCTGCGCCTCCGGCCGCGAGGCCTGGCCGCTCCACCACGTCCGCCACAACGACGTCTTCTGCCGCCTCTGCTCCTCCTGCGTCCTCCTCTACCACCCCGCCTCCTTCTGCTccgcctgcctcctcctcctccgccccacggacgccgacgccgacgccgcgcCGCAGGACCCTCTCTTCGACCCCGCGCTCGCCCCGCCGGGCCCCACCGCCGAGTGCTCCAGCTGCGGCCTCTTCGTCGCCCACGTGGCCTGTGTCCCGGACCCCGTCTCCTTCGTCTGCCCACCCTGCGCCGCCGAGGCAGAGGGCCGCCCCTTCTCCTACGCGCCCGCCGCCCGCCGCGCCATGGACGAGCTTGCCGCGcggatcctcctcgtcgccgcccgccTCGCGCACGACTCCatcggccgcgccgccgccgccgcccgcgtgGACGCCGAGCGCTGCGTCCAGGAGGCCGCCGTCGCGCGGAAGCGCTCGCGGGAGATGCTCGACGCGGCCTTCCGGGCGCTCGAGGAGGAGGCCAGGGCCGCCAAGAACAGGGACGAGGAGGCCGCCAGGGAGGCCAAGAACAAGAAGGACAAGGCCGCTGCCGCTGCGGCCCAGCCGCCCAGGAAGAAGACCCCTAAGAGCAGCGAGGCCAACAGGGACAGGGATAAGATGCTCAAGTTCAACGCCATGCAGCAGCCGGCGCTCGCATTTGCTGCCGCAGCAGCTGCGGCAGCCAGCTCAATGCCATTGTCAACTCCATTGCCGACTCCACCGCCCAAGGAGGACAAGAAGCCGGCGATTAAACAGGAGGGGCAAG GTTCAACAGACACAGTGGCAGATGACGATGAGAAGCCGTTGTTTGGGACCTTGCAATCATAA
- the LOC123422270 gene encoding peptide chain release factor 1, mitochondrial, with protein sequence MQHQIRRCGAVAFAALRRVRHFPRPTVAAAAPPTAAWIRPYTPRLYSTADMSQQLPANLVQIMEQRMKLIEQKSAYLQEQINQPAASPEEYSRANKEFHKLESTVELIKELRSKQKEITGLTSLVTNSVEEKDMREMAAEELLEAVEEEKRLQHELFRTLLPKDEADERDCILEVRAGTGGEEASLFAMDIFKMYEKYSQNNGWKFDTIDIMESAVKGYKEASGTISGPGVYGKLKFESGIHRVQRVPVTEKSGRVHTSAVSVAVLPQADEVDVQLRNEDLRIDTYRSGGSGGQSVNTTDSAVRITHLPTGTVVAIQDERSQHQNKAKALKVLRARLYELERHRLHTDRSKLRSEQIGSGDRSERIRTYNFPQGRVTDHRVGVTHHSIVDVMEGESLDVFIEALLLQEEMDAIASFAS encoded by the exons ATGCAGCACCAAATACGGCGATGCGGCGCCGTCGCCTTCGCCGCGCTCCGGCGGGTCCGCCACTTCCCTCGACCCACCGTCGCCGCCGCTGCACCTCCTACGGCGGCGTGGATACGCCCTTACACTCCCCGCCTCTACTCCACCGCCG ACATGAGCCAGCAGCTGCCTGCAAACCTGGTGCAGATCATGGagcagaggatgaaattgatagaGCAGAAGAGCGCATACCTCCAGGAGCAAATCAATCAG CCGGCTGCCTCACCGGAGGAATACTCGAGGGCTAACAAGGAGTTCCATAAGCTAGAGAGCACCGTGGAATTGATCAAGGAGCTACGGTCAAAACAGAAG GAAATTACGGGATTGACATCCTTGGTGACAAACTCCGTTGAAGAGAAAGACATGCGTGAGATGGCAGCTGAGGAGCTCCTTGAGGCTGTTGAGGAGGAGAAACGGCTGCAGCATGAGTTGTTCAGAACTTTGCTTCCGAAAGATGAAGCTGATGAGAGGGACTGTATATTGGAGGTGCGAGCAG GAACTGGAGGAGAAGAAGCTTCTTTGTTTGCTATGGATATATTCAAAAT GTATGAGAAGTATTCCCAAAATAATGGGTGGAAATTTGATACTATTGACATAATGGAGTCTGCTGTAAAAGGATACAAG GAAGCTAGTGGGACCATTTCAGGTCCTGGGGTATACGGGAAACTTAAATTTGAGAGTGGTATTCATAGAGTTCAG CGAGTTCCAGTAACTGAGAAATCTGGACGTGTGCACACTAGTGCTGTATCAGTCGCTGTTCTTCCTCAAGCAGATGAG GTTGATGTCCAACTGCGTAATGAGGACTTGAGAATTGATACCTACAGATCAGGCGGCTCTGGAGGCCAGTCTGTCAATACGACTGATAGTGCTGTTAGGATAACTCATCTTCCAACTGGAACAGTGGTTGCAATACAAGATGAGAGATCACAGCATCAG AACAAGGCCAAGGCTCTCAAAGTTCTCCGGGCAAGACTATATGAATTGGAAAGGCATAGGCTCCATACAGACCGGTCGAAGCTTCGATCAGAGCAG ATTGGAAGTGGTGACAGGTCCGAGCGGATCAGAACATACAACTTCCCACAAGGGCGTGTCACCGACCATCGTGTCGGGGTCACGCACCACTCCatagtggacgtcatggagggagAGAGCCTGGACGTCTTCATCGAGGCGCTGCTGCTGCAAGAAGAGATGGATGCAATTGCTTCGTTTGCTTCGTGA